One part of the Lycium ferocissimum isolate CSIRO_LF1 chromosome 8, AGI_CSIRO_Lferr_CH_V1, whole genome shotgun sequence genome encodes these proteins:
- the LOC132066859 gene encoding zinc finger protein ZAT11-like translates to MVVLPIKREREGECKTTTTMANYLMLLSHQENHFDAITNSSPDRVFECKTCNRQFSSFQALGGHRASHKKPRLMGELNFQLPISSPKPKTHECSICGVEFPIGQALGGHMRRHRGNMTENNNIQVPHVVKKLKSTPRVLCLDLNLTPLENDLEFKMKKQAPVVDFFL, encoded by the coding sequence ATGGTAGTTCTACCaataaagagagaaagagaaggtgAATGTAAAACCACAACCACCATGGCAAATTACTTGATGTTGCTCTCACACcaagaaaatcattttgacGCGATCACAAACAGTTCTCCTGATCGTGTTTTTGAGTGCAAAACTTGCAATAGacaattttcttcatttcaagcGCTTGGCGGTCATCGAGCAAGTCACAAGAAGCCAAGATTAATGGGAGAATTGAACTTTCAATTGCCAATTTCTTCTCCTAAACCAAAAACACATGAGTGTTCCATTTGTGGGGTTGAATTTCCTATAGGACAAGCTTTAGGTGGACATATGAGAAGGCATAGAGGTAATATGactgaaaataataatattcaagTTCCTCATGTTGtgaagaaattaaaaagtaCTCCAAGAGTTTTGTGTTTGGATTTGAACTTGACTCCATTGGAGAATGACTTAGAGTTCAAGATGAAGAAGCAAGCTCCAGTAGTTGATTTCTTCTTGTGA